In Dioscorea cayenensis subsp. rotundata cultivar TDr96_F1 chromosome 11, TDr96_F1_v2_PseudoChromosome.rev07_lg8_w22 25.fasta, whole genome shotgun sequence, a single genomic region encodes these proteins:
- the LOC120271655 gene encoding uncharacterized protein LOC120271655, with protein MGICLGRNMCTLALEAHVLRVKYLIPDAVRTSSCINSETAFTRMCEVYHMFKKNVVDMLIENINEVTEEHEDRERPSMLRKVIQKLRDRPLYKAVDIQRDMLRDHGVRLPYKQAWRGKKLARGILHRCDKTSYDMLLWYASKVTETNPGSIVLIERDGEQFRWGFLCFHASLDGFKKGCRPMLFLDDDNWTWFISKLGAALYGDDEYHDIITFISDRSKGLVNAVAKVFPSAPHGYCLRHLQANFLKSNSQLGKALR; from the exons ATGGGAATCTGTCTTGGCCGAAATATGTGCACGTTGGCTCTTGAAGCTCATGTGCTTAGAGTGAAGTATTTAATCCCAGATGCTGTTAGAACAAGTTCTTGTATCAACTCTGAAACTGCCTTCACAAGAATGTGTGAAGTCTAccatatgtttaaaaaaaatgtagttGATATGCTTATTGAGAATATAAATGAAGTCACGGAAGAGCATGAAGACAGAGAAAGGCCATCAATGCTACG GAAAGTAATTCAAAAACTCCGCGATCGGCCTCTATACAAAGCAGTAGATATACAACGGGATATGCTACGTGACCATGGCGTTCGGCTACCATACAAACAAGCTTGGAGGGGTAAAAAATTAGCTCGAGGGATTCTACACAGATGTGATAAAACTAGCTATGATATGTTGTTGTGGTACGCAAGTAAGGTAACTGAAACCAATCCCGGCAGCATCGTTCTAATTGAGAGAGATGGTGAGCAGTTTAGATGGGGATTTCTTTGCTTCCACGCTTCCCTGGATGGTTTTAAGAAGGGATGTAGGCCCATGTTATTTCTTGACG ATGATAATTGGACATGGTTCATATCGAAATTGGGTGCTGCACTCTATGGCGATGACGAATACCATGATATTATTACATTCATTTCAGATCGTTCCAAGGGCCTTGTCAATGCTGTTGCCAAGGTGTTTCCATCTGCCCCACATGGTTATTGCTTACGCCATCTTCAGGCTAACTTCCTTAAATCAAATAGCCAGTTAGGAAAAGCATTAAGATGA
- the LOC120271654 gene encoding uncharacterized protein LOC120271654, with product MGRDVLNVAESFNSWIREARHLPICNMVDSIKFKMMNMMCDRCEHCQTWDTYLCPTIHKKIKDVVEESKALVVGCSDGEHFEVIDNQSNYVNLHERECSCRRWQVYGLPCKHVCAAIMLTDTNVHRFIERYHTVNLFQEAYGNQIFPIPDHDKLRDDNRVLQLWLPIAKKKPGRPRRRRIESQAFGVQEL from the exons ATGGGGAGAGATGTACTCAATGTTGCTGAGTCGTTTAACTCCTGGATCAGGGAAGCACGCCATTTGCCAATATGTAACATGGTGGATTCTATCAA gttcaagatgatgaacatgatgtgCGATCGATGTGAACACTGCCAGACATGGGACACTTACCTTTGCCCCACGATCCACAAGAAGATTAAGGATGTAGTTGAGGAGAGCAAGGCTTTGGTCGTAGGTTGTTCGGATGGGGAACATTTTGAAGTGATTGATAACCAAAGCAATTATGTTAATCTGCACGAAAGAGAATGTTCTTGTCGCAGGTGGCAGGTTTATGGTCTCCCGTGTAAGCATGTGTGTGCTGCAATCATGCTGACCGATACAAATGTGCACCGCTTCATTGAAAGATACCACACTGTCAACTTATTTCAAGAGGCTTATGGCAATCAGATTTTCCCTATTCCAGATCATGATAAACTAAGGGATGACAACCGCGTGCTCCAACTTTGGCTACCCATTGCCAAGAAAAAGCCAGGCAGGCCGAGACGTCGAAGGATTGAGTCACAAGCATTTGGGGTACAAGAATTATGA